Proteins encoded together in one Verrucomicrobiia bacterium window:
- a CDS encoding type II secretion system protein — protein sequence MSRFTLRRDELRESSSPCTTPLPPRRARPSDFTTLLHPSEGRAPRLHPPGFTLIELLVVIAILGILASLLLPGLAHARRKARFIEELSAARQCLLAAQLYADDHRDAVFPGYVTDPEARDDLGQPLAFPINARYPWRLSPYLGQSFETLYSADNRAQLSRLRRLDRASYVYAVSVFPSLGINAHFIGGHESEFPADLANARFGTGTVVTRLSGIWRPSLLAMFLSARSANAGPEAFGYFQVRPPALVERMWTPDWSPTAPPHQWGFVAPRHNRRAVVAAMDGHVTAVGLPGLQDMRRWCNTADRPDFTLRPPIAP from the coding sequence ATGAGCCGCTTCACCCTTCGGAGGGACGAGCTCCGCGAGTCCTCATCCCCATGCACCACTCCCCTGCCGCCTCGCAGAGCTCGGCCCTCCGACTTCACCACCCTGCTTCACCCTTCGGAGGGACGAGCTCCGCGACTCCACCCTCCCGGCTTCACCCTCATCGAACTTCTGGTGGTCATCGCCATCCTGGGAATCCTCGCTTCCCTACTCCTCCCCGGACTGGCCCACGCGCGTCGCAAAGCCCGCTTCATCGAGGAACTCTCGGCCGCCCGACAATGCCTCCTGGCCGCCCAACTGTACGCCGACGACCATCGTGACGCGGTGTTCCCCGGGTACGTCACCGATCCCGAGGCCCGCGACGATCTCGGTCAGCCCCTCGCCTTCCCCATCAACGCCCGCTATCCTTGGCGCCTCTCCCCCTACCTCGGCCAGTCGTTCGAAACCCTCTACAGCGCCGACAACCGCGCCCAGCTCAGCCGCCTCCGTCGTCTCGACCGCGCCAGTTATGTCTATGCGGTCAGCGTCTTCCCCTCCCTCGGAATCAATGCCCACTTCATCGGCGGCCATGAAAGCGAGTTCCCCGCCGACCTCGCCAACGCCCGTTTCGGCACCGGCACCGTCGTCACCCGCCTCTCCGGGATCTGGCGTCCCTCCCTCCTCGCCATGTTCCTCTCCGCCCGATCCGCCAACGCCGGCCCCGAAGCCTTCGGCTACTTCCAGGTCCGTCCCCCCGCCCTGGTCGAACGAATGTGGACCCCGGACTGGTCCCCGACCGCGCCTCCCCACCAGTGGGGCTTCGTCGCCCCGCGCCACAACCGCCGCGCCGTCGTTGCCGCCATGGACGGCCATGTCACCGCTGTCGGTCTTCCCGGGCTCCAGGACATGCGCCGTTGGTGCAACACCGCCGACCGCCCTGACTTCACCCTTCGCCCCCCGATCGCGCCTTAG
- a CDS encoding DUF4440 domain-containing protein, with protein MSYSNAMEVLHAWMGGVNGGQIDDVLGLYADGAVLLPTFSPHAITTEEMRRRYFEQLGARPGLNVSLHQRTVREQPLAGSLRVISGIYCFRMEIDGELLGFEARFSYVVDPGASRPILHHHSSQIPRNLS; from the coding sequence ATGAGCTATTCGAATGCAATGGAAGTGCTTCACGCCTGGATGGGGGGAGTGAACGGGGGACAGATCGACGACGTGCTGGGGCTGTATGCCGACGGTGCGGTGTTGTTGCCGACCTTTTCGCCGCATGCCATCACGACGGAGGAGATGCGGAGGCGATACTTCGAACAACTGGGGGCACGCCCCGGATTGAACGTGTCGCTGCATCAGCGGACCGTGCGCGAACAACCCCTGGCGGGGAGCCTGCGGGTGATCAGCGGGATTTATTGTTTTCGGATGGAGATCGACGGGGAACTGCTCGGGTTCGAGGCGCGCTTCAGCTACGTGGTGGATCCGGGCGCGTCCCGGCCGATCCTCCATCACCATTCCTCGCAGATTCCGCGCAACCTGTCCTGA
- a CDS encoding LamG domain-containing protein, whose translation MRTSLPSHPRSLARQRPRWVSALAVATLGSAILAAPAQTLFQFDFNEGSGQTVTSAQGPLTGVLGRPPSSPVSVTDTPSGAAGDRALRITDPDGFLLLDATGSEALAATDTPITVEAWIYLPEDAVPRNEAIVSYGNNWKFGLRSSGFIAFTLYGVIDADIGLLPPLGVWTHVAVTWEPGVGVSFYQDGAYFGFLDETRPMRAPSNANLTVGGSSTFTEPVNATLDRVRVHRALLTEDQLDSVPGSPRAPLASTVVSLALNETAAPFANAGTLGGAAVEASPVVLASISPRFVTDTPSGLPGDTALQFDGNDIVRVDDPDSVVTLVTDGVTSDFTIQAWVKPGTPAAGQARSVLFGKFGVAGAFSFSITSDRRVAITTYGIVDMLSDAAIPNDGLWHHIAVVHRNGQDMRFYVDGILGDTRPYTQGLNLRDQTWFWIGSEFGGGLPYTGLLDRLQLANVALEPADLDFRAIPGVDPDAPELTIGTAVSLAWPATATGFRLQSTTDLNEPRVWTDVAATGTVVGDTYYVLLPTPGQETYYRLIRPE comes from the coding sequence ATGCGAACCTCCCTCCCCTCCCATCCCCGCTCCCTCGCGCGCCAACGCCCACGCTGGGTCAGCGCCCTCGCCGTCGCCACCCTCGGCTCCGCGATCCTCGCCGCGCCGGCCCAGACGCTGTTCCAGTTCGACTTCAACGAAGGCTCGGGCCAGACCGTGACGTCCGCCCAGGGACCCCTCACGGGTGTCCTTGGCCGCCCTCCTTCCAGCCCTGTCTCCGTCACCGACACCCCATCCGGTGCGGCGGGGGACCGCGCACTCCGCATCACCGACCCCGACGGCTTCCTCCTCCTCGACGCCACCGGCTCCGAAGCCCTCGCCGCAACGGACACCCCCATCACGGTCGAAGCCTGGATCTACCTCCCGGAAGACGCCGTGCCGCGCAACGAGGCGATCGTCTCGTATGGAAACAACTGGAAGTTCGGACTCCGCAGCTCCGGCTTCATCGCCTTCACCCTCTATGGCGTCATCGACGCCGACATCGGGCTGCTCCCGCCCCTGGGCGTCTGGACCCATGTGGCGGTCACCTGGGAACCGGGTGTCGGCGTGAGCTTCTACCAGGACGGTGCCTACTTCGGGTTCCTCGATGAAACCAGGCCCATGCGCGCACCCAGCAACGCCAATCTCACCGTCGGCGGGTCCAGCACCTTCACCGAACCGGTGAACGCCACCCTCGACCGGGTCCGCGTCCATCGCGCCTTGCTCACCGAGGACCAGCTCGACTCCGTCCCCGGCAGCCCCAGGGCACCCCTGGCCTCGACCGTCGTCTCGCTCGCCCTCAACGAAACGGCAGCCCCGTTCGCCAATGCCGGCACCCTCGGAGGCGCCGCCGTCGAGGCGTCACCGGTGGTCCTCGCCAGCATCTCGCCGCGGTTCGTCACCGATACCCCGTCCGGCCTGCCCGGCGACACCGCCCTCCAGTTCGATGGCAACGACATCGTCCGCGTCGATGACCCCGACTCCGTCGTCACCCTGGTCACCGACGGCGTCACCAGCGACTTCACGATCCAGGCCTGGGTCAAGCCCGGCACCCCGGCCGCCGGTCAGGCGCGCAGCGTCCTCTTCGGGAAATTCGGTGTCGCCGGCGCCTTCAGCTTCTCCATCACCTCCGACCGCCGCGTCGCCATCACCACCTACGGCATCGTGGACATGCTCTCCGATGCCGCCATCCCCAACGACGGCCTCTGGCATCACATCGCCGTCGTCCATCGCAACGGCCAGGACATGCGCTTCTACGTGGACGGCATCCTGGGCGACACCCGGCCCTACACCCAGGGGCTCAATCTGCGGGACCAGACGTGGTTCTGGATCGGCTCCGAGTTCGGCGGTGGCCTCCCCTACACCGGACTCCTCGACCGGCTCCAACTGGCCAATGTCGCCCTCGAACCCGCCGACCTCGACTTCCGGGCGATCCCCGGCGTCGATCCCGACGCCCCCGAACTCACCATCGGCACCGCCGTCTCCCTCGCCTGGCCCGCCACGGCCACCGGCTTCCGGCTCCAAAGCACCACCGACCTCAACGAACCCCGCGTCTGGACCGACGTCGCCGCCACCGGCACCGTCGTTGGCGACACCTACTACGTTCTCCTGCCCACGCCCGGCCAGGAAACCTACTACCGCCTCATCCGCCCGGAATAA
- a CDS encoding TIM barrel protein produces the protein MSTPVANNFPKLHNAMWPGLVGKGSPGAEPSIDLDTMLDLTAKAEVNGVKFDGVDLFLYDPHVSIDVDESGIKRLADKIRAKGFVVGSVVAPVWFDGSAMGDETQRKNWLTAVRKACGIAETLRDLGIRPYGVVRIDSACSVTDWDKDPKGNTKRIAQTFKEGGKIARDHGERLAAEGEICWGGMHSWKYMLQTLEAVGMPKVVGFQADMAHTLLYLLGANAAEHRLVPDRFFWEPEVFHKAMKKMTNALRPWTIDFHVAQNDATVKGSGDHEKTGKHCPVNDPNGKLNVPRDAGYWLRDEAGKVARKVRHICWDGCMFPNELMMKQETWNNILAAMIQVRENHGWKG, from the coding sequence ATGAGCACACCAGTCGCCAACAATTTTCCGAAGCTTCACAACGCCATGTGGCCCGGCCTGGTCGGCAAGGGAAGCCCTGGGGCCGAACCGTCGATCGACCTCGACACCATGCTCGACCTGACCGCCAAGGCGGAGGTCAACGGGGTGAAGTTCGACGGGGTGGACCTGTTTCTTTACGACCCGCATGTCTCGATCGATGTGGACGAGTCGGGGATCAAGCGGCTGGCGGACAAGATCCGGGCGAAGGGGTTTGTGGTGGGGTCGGTGGTGGCGCCGGTGTGGTTCGACGGGTCGGCGATGGGGGACGAGACGCAGCGGAAGAACTGGCTGACGGCGGTGCGGAAGGCCTGCGGCATTGCGGAGACGCTGCGGGACCTTGGCATCCGGCCTTATGGGGTGGTGCGGATCGATTCGGCGTGTTCGGTGACGGACTGGGACAAGGACCCGAAGGGCAACACCAAGCGGATTGCGCAGACCTTCAAGGAGGGCGGCAAGATCGCCAGGGACCACGGGGAACGGCTGGCCGCCGAGGGGGAGATCTGCTGGGGCGGCATGCATTCATGGAAGTACATGCTGCAGACGCTGGAGGCGGTGGGGATGCCGAAGGTGGTGGGTTTCCAGGCCGACATGGCGCACACCCTGCTCTACCTGCTCGGCGCCAACGCGGCCGAACATCGCCTCGTGCCCGACCGCTTTTTCTGGGAGCCCGAGGTGTTCCACAAGGCGATGAAGAAGATGACCAACGCCCTGCGGCCCTGGACCATCGACTTCCACGTGGCGCAGAACGACGCCACGGTGAAGGGGTCGGGCGATCACGAGAAGACCGGGAAGCATTGTCCGGTGAATGACCCCAACGGAAAGCTCAACGTGCCGCGGGACGCGGGATACTGGCTGCGGGATGAGGCCGGCAAGGTGGCGCGCAAGGTCCGGCACATCTGCTGGGACGGCTGCATGTTCCCGAATGAGCTGATGATGAAGCAGGAGACCTGGAACAACATTCTGGCGGCGATGATCCAGGTGCGGGAAAACCACGGCTGGAAGGGTTGA
- the pyk gene encoding pyruvate kinase translates to MPLPDHKTKIVATIGPASDSPAMLERLLRAGMNVARLNFSHGDFASHRERIRRLRNAERATGRRVAIMADLPGPKMRVGRIDPEPVELEPGRPFVLTTDPALGNAHRVSVSFLTLPKVVRPGDHLFLNDGLIHLEVERITGPDVSCRVVVGGELRSRKGLNLPGIALGISAFTDDDRRCLEFALAEGVDAVSQSFVENAADIEAVRSAAAALGHRPFLVAKIERSGALRHLDEILAAADGIMVARGDLGVEVPIERIGITQKDLLARANLAGKPVITATQMLESMVSSRIPTRAEATDVANAILDGTDAVMLSAESAMGRFPEESVAMLARIAAVTESRRPMARLRGLQERCGDPGVPPWSGFAEVVEQALSGVPCVAALVPTVSGTTARLIARLKPAVWVAALSPERTACQALQFSYGVHPIELREEPDDWRAFAADWTRENGLRGDCVLLVAGPSLRHPGAHHRLEFVPLPH, encoded by the coding sequence ATGCCGCTTCCCGACCACAAGACCAAGATCGTGGCCACCATCGGGCCTGCCTCGGATTCGCCCGCCATGCTCGAGCGGCTCCTCCGCGCCGGCATGAACGTGGCCCGGCTTAACTTCTCCCACGGCGATTTCGCCAGCCATCGCGAACGCATCCGGCGTTTGCGCAATGCCGAACGGGCCACGGGCCGCCGCGTCGCCATCATGGCCGACCTTCCGGGACCGAAGATGCGTGTCGGCCGCATCGATCCGGAACCCGTCGAACTCGAACCGGGCCGGCCCTTCGTCCTCACCACGGATCCCGCGCTCGGCAACGCGCATCGTGTTTCTGTCAGCTTCCTCACCCTCCCGAAGGTGGTGCGTCCCGGCGACCACCTCTTCCTCAACGACGGTCTCATCCATCTCGAGGTCGAACGTATCACCGGCCCCGATGTCTCCTGTCGCGTCGTCGTCGGGGGTGAACTTCGTTCCCGCAAGGGCCTCAACCTTCCCGGCATCGCCCTGGGCATCTCGGCCTTCACCGACGATGACCGCCGCTGCCTCGAGTTCGCCCTCGCGGAAGGGGTCGATGCCGTCAGCCAGTCGTTCGTCGAGAACGCCGCCGACATCGAGGCGGTCCGATCCGCCGCGGCCGCCCTCGGGCATCGCCCCTTCCTCGTCGCCAAGATCGAGCGGTCCGGAGCCCTGCGGCACCTCGACGAGATCCTGGCCGCCGCCGACGGCATCATGGTCGCCCGCGGCGATCTTGGGGTCGAGGTCCCCATCGAACGCATCGGCATCACCCAGAAGGATCTCCTTGCCCGGGCCAATCTCGCAGGCAAACCGGTCATCACGGCCACCCAGATGCTCGAGTCCATGGTGTCGAGCCGCATCCCGACCCGGGCCGAGGCCACGGACGTCGCCAACGCCATCCTGGACGGCACCGACGCCGTCATGCTGTCGGCCGAATCCGCCATGGGCCGGTTCCCCGAGGAATCCGTCGCCATGCTGGCCCGCATTGCCGCCGTGACGGAATCCCGCCGGCCCATGGCCCGCCTCCGGGGTCTCCAGGAACGCTGCGGCGATCCGGGCGTTCCCCCTTGGAGCGGATTCGCCGAGGTGGTGGAACAGGCCCTCTCGGGGGTGCCGTGTGTCGCGGCACTCGTCCCCACCGTCTCCGGCACCACCGCCCGTCTCATCGCCCGACTCAAGCCCGCCGTCTGGGTCGCCGCCCTTTCACCCGAGCGCACCGCCTGCCAGGCCCTCCAGTTCTCCTACGGCGTCCATCCCATCGAACTCCGCGAGGAACCGGACGACTGGCGCGCCTTTGCCGCGGACTGGACGCGCGAGAACGGGCTTCGCGGCGATTGTGTCCTCCTCGTGGCCGGCCCTTCGCTCCGCCACCCCGGGGCCCATCACCGGCTCGAATTCGTGCCGCTCCCCCACTGA
- a CDS encoding DUF4338 domain-containing protein produces the protein MSQEESILQGLRLGPRQLEEVRALVADHPDWSRYRLSRQLATLWQWRGLNGQLKDMAARTLLLTLEKRGWIRLPERRWASPNRMRHKRMPSGEEPSVVPIAGPLAELLPLRLTELSDGGDPRRSSLFESLLHRHHYLSYRSPVGENLRYLVEDRQGRPVACALFGAAAWRCTARDRFLGWDPATQARQLSLLTNNTRFLVPAWVRVPQLASHVLGRLARRLSGDWQRKYAHPIHVVETFVERDRFEGTCYQAANWIRVGETRGRGRQGPDPRLRSTSIKDVYLLPLHPRFRECLLSPPTPPSPTHP, from the coding sequence ATGTCACAGGAGGAGTCCATTCTGCAGGGCCTCCGGTTGGGCCCCCGGCAACTGGAGGAGGTTCGGGCCCTGGTGGCCGATCACCCGGATTGGAGTCGTTACCGGCTGAGCCGCCAGTTGGCCACACTTTGGCAATGGCGCGGCCTCAACGGTCAGCTCAAGGACATGGCGGCCCGGACGCTCCTGCTAACCCTGGAGAAGCGAGGATGGATTCGCCTGCCCGAGCGGCGCTGGGCTTCGCCCAATCGGATGCGCCATAAACGCATGCCGTCCGGAGAAGAGCCCTCCGTCGTCCCGATCGCCGGACCGCTGGCTGAACTGCTGCCCCTGCGTTTGACCGAACTGAGCGACGGAGGCGATCCGCGCAGATCCTCACTCTTCGAGAGTCTCCTGCACCGCCATCACTACCTCAGTTACCGCAGTCCGGTCGGCGAGAACCTTCGTTATCTGGTGGAAGACCGCCAGGGCCGTCCGGTGGCTTGCGCCTTGTTCGGCGCGGCCGCGTGGCGCTGCACCGCGCGGGATCGGTTTCTTGGGTGGGATCCGGCCACCCAGGCTCGACAACTCTCGCTGCTCACCAACAACACCCGCTTTCTCGTCCCGGCCTGGGTGCGGGTGCCTCAGTTGGCCAGCCACGTGCTCGGCCGCCTCGCCCGTCGCTTGAGCGGGGATTGGCAGCGCAAGTACGCCCATCCCATCCACGTCGTGGAGACTTTCGTCGAGCGCGACCGCTTCGAGGGCACCTGCTACCAGGCCGCCAACTGGATTCGCGTGGGCGAGACTCGGGGACGCGGCCGTCAGGGCCCCGACCCGCGCCTGCGCTCCACCTCGATCAAGGACGTTTACCTCCTGCCGCTGCACCCCCGGTTCCGCGAATGCCTCCTGAGCCCTCCGACTCCTCCCAGCCCCACCCACCCATGA